A section of the Thunnus albacares chromosome 6, fThuAlb1.1, whole genome shotgun sequence genome encodes:
- the gap43 gene encoding neuromodulin — translation MLCCIRRTKPVEKNEEADQKIEQDGTTNKPEDKAHKAATKIQASFRGHITRKKMKDGEEEKEGDSPAAAEEATEGGEEAKKAEGEEAPAKEEEAAEEEAKKEEETSQAKSPVADKPDNSPAAAAASPAGAATSPVAAAPTAASPTAATAPSEPQKEEPKAEEKAEEKPKEEEAPVVAAKSPTTATAEEKKEEEKSEEKTEEARQADVPAAVSPTAEKEEPNQTKDKQDAAEESKAEEATPEDAAAEATESKDD, via the exons ATGCTGTGCTGCATAAGAAGAACCAAACCG GTGGAGAAGAATGAGGAGGCGGATCAGAAGATTGAACAGGATGGAACCACCAACAAACCTGAGGACAAGGCCCACAAGGCTGCCACCAAAATACAGGCCAGCTTCCGTGGACACATAACTCGGAAAAAGATGAAAGacggagaggaagagaaggagggagacagccctgctgctgcagaagaggcaacagagggaggagaggaagcaaAGAAAGCGGAGGGAGAGGAGGCACCTGCAAAGGAGGAGGAAGCTGCAGAAGAGGAGGctaagaaggaggaggaaacgAGCCAAGCCAAAAGCCCAGTGGCAGACAAGCCAGATAACTCTCCGGCAGCTGCCGCTGCCTCTCCTGCAGGCGCAGCAACGTCTCCTGTAGCAGCAGCACCCACTGCTGCCTCTCCTACGGCCGCCACAGCGCCCTCTGAGCCCCAGAAAGAGGAGCCAAAGGCAGAGGAGAAAGCTGAGGAGAAGCCCAAAGAAGAGGAGGCCCCAGTGGTGGCAGCCAAGAGTCCCACCACAGCCACAgctgaggagaagaaggaggaggagaagagtgAAGAGAAAACTGAGGAGGCCAGACAAGCCGATGTGCCTGCTGCTGTCAGCCCGACAGCTGAGAAGGAGGAGCCTAACCAAACAAAAGATAAACAAG ATGCTGCAGAGGAGTCTAAAGCAGAGGAGGCCACCCCGGAAGATGCAGCGGCGGAGGCCACCGAGTCCAAGGACGACTAA